TGATGAAGATCTTCTCATCCGGAATATTGGTGCGCGGGTTTTGCAGGCTTAGGAGCGTATCGAGGTGAATATAATCCCAATAGGAGAGAAAGCTGGTATGGTACAGCCCCTCCAGGTAAGCCGCCAGGTCCTGGCCCAAAGGCACGTATTTTTCCTCCAGCCGCTTCAGCTGTTCCAGCACTTCCGGTTTAAATGAATGCTCCATGAGGTAAGGTTTTGCGTTAGGTGACACGGCAAAATTACTAAAACATTTAAAGCTGGCAGCATGCGCCTACTTTTATACTTCCCGATTGTCTGCTAAAGGTTTACGGCAAATACAAGTATAAATTAACTGGCTGCTCCCATTTTGGCCATAGCTTAATGGAGGCAAGGGGCTGTTTAGTAGACAGATTCATAGTGTTAGTAGAAATAAAGCTTATTTAACCCCGGAATAGCGCAAAACTGCTAGTTTATTCCTAAATTTGGTTTTTACGATATTGGAGAGTATGGCTGAGAAAAGCAGCGTTTTTGATATGATTGGGCCGGTAATGATAGGGCCATCCAGTTCACATACAGCAGGAGTAGTACGCATTGCCCGGGCAGCTATTCGCATACTTGGGGCTGCGCCGGAAGAAGCAATCATCACCTTCTATAATTCCTTTGCCCGCACCTACGAAGGCCACGGCAGTGACCGCGCCATTGTAGCCGGCCTTTTGGATTTTAAAACAGATGACAAGCGCATCAAAGATGCCTTTGACCATGCCGCCGAGCGGGGCATGAAGTATACCTTCAAGTCAGTTGGCAACGCCTCTACCATGCACCCGAACACCATTAAGGTGAATCTGAAGGCAGGGGAAAGAGCAGTGGAGGTAATCGGGCAGAGCCGTGGCGGCGGCGTGATCAGCATAGTGGAGGTAGACGGTTTTACGGCCAGTTTCTCCGCCACGCTCCATACGCTGATCATAGATGCTAAAGATACCAAAGGAAGTATAGCCTTCATCGCCTCTGTGCTGGCGCACGACGACTGTAATATCGCCACGATGAGTGTGTCGCGCAAAGGCAAGAACGACCGCGCCAGGCAGTTTATCGAGATGGACTCTGGAATAAAGCCTATTACGCTGGAGTACCTGAAGCAACTGCCTTGGGTGCAACATGTGATCTACATCCCAAATATTGACCTGTAATAGAATAGCACTATGAAAAAATTACCTAAAAGTCTCTTACTGGCAGCCTTGGGGCTTTCGCTGGCTGGGGCGCCTGACGCTTTTGCGCAGAAAGAACCAAGCGGCGACAATATCTGGACCCTACAGGAAGCCGTTGCGTATGCCAGTGCCAATAACCTGCAGGTGAGACGCAACCTGCTAAGCAAGGGCCTGGCTCAGACAGACCTGAACCAGGCAAGATTTGGAAGATTACCCTCCATTAACGGCGGCTCTTCTTACAACTTCAACTACGGTACCTACGTCGATCCAACTACCTCGGAGCTTCGTTCAGAGCAAAGCCGTACAAATAACTTTCAGTTGAGCGCCTCTGTTCCGTTGTTCATGGGTTTTCAGCAGGTGAACGCCATCAAACAGAACGAACTGGAGTTACAGGCAGTGGAGCAGGAGGTGCAATCCGCCCAGAACGACATCACCATTCAGATAGTAACTGCTTACCTGAACATATTATTCGCCGACGAACTGATCAAGATCTCCCAGCAAACACGCGATCTTACCCAGCAGCAACTCAAACGCACGACCATACTTTTTGACGCGGGCAGTGTGGCAGAAAATGCGGTACTGGACCTGGAGTCGCAGTTGGCGGCAGATGACCTGGAACTTATCAATGCAGAGAACCAGCGCGATATCTCGCGTCTTGGGCTGATGCAGCTGCTGAACATTCCTACCTCACAGGAGTTTCAGATAGAAGTACCCGAAATTCCTGAACCGGACGAAAATCCCGTAGTGCTGACAGGCGAGGAGGTGTATGGCGTGGCCGTGGAAACGCTTCCGGCTATCAAAGCGGCTGACCTGCGCGTGCTAAGCGCTGAAAAAGCGTTGGACGTTGCCCGGGGTGGCTATTATCCGCGGCTGTCCATGTTCGGGGGCTTAAACACCTTTTATTCCAGTGCCCGTGATTTCCGCTTTCCGGAGCAGGGAGCGCTGCAGGCAACTCCAATCGGCTTTACAGACTCAGAAGGTAAAAACCCATTTATCGTTTACACGCCCACTACCACCTTTAGAAGAGAAACCTACGGTTACATCGATCAGCTAAAGGATGGCGTGGGTAAAAACTTCGGCTTTTCGCTGCAGGTGCCTATCCTGAACGGACTGCAGGTACGCAGCAATGTGCAGCGTGCCAAACTGCAGCAGCAGGACGCCCAGATCACAGCCGATATTGCCCGCAACAACCTGCGCCAGACAATTGAGCAGGCATACGTGGATGCCATTGCCGCCCAGCGCCGCTACGTTGCCGCTAAAGAGCAACTGCGTGCTGCTGAAAAAAACTATGGCAATGCCCGCCTGCGCTTAGATGCTGGCGTGATCAATACAGTAGATTTCAACATCATCGCCAACAGCTACCGTGCTGCGCAGTCGAACCTGCTACAGGCGAAGTATGAGTACACTTTCAAACAAAAGGTTCTGGACTTCTACCAGGGCGAAGACATCTCTTTCTAAGAAACTATGGCTAAGAAAAAATCAAGACTGATTCCCATCCTGATCGGCGTACTTGTACTGGTAATTGTTGGTGTAATCGTAGCCAAAAAAGCTGGCTGGATAGGCCAGGAAGAAGGAACAGAAGTGGTGCTGGCAGAGGCTAAACTGACAGATATTGTAGAGAAAGTAAGCGCATCGGGTAAAATACAGCCGGAGACGGAAGTAAAGATAAGCCCGGACGTATCGGGTGAGATCATTGAGCTGAACGTAGAGGAAGGTGACTCTGTAGTTCAGGGCCAACTGCTGCTCCGCATTCGCCCCGACAATTACCAGTCGATGGTGGATGCACAGCAAGCATCGGTGAACACCATGCGTGCCAACCAGGCGCAGGCGCGTGCGCGACTGACGCAGGCACAGGCGAACTTCTCGCAGTCGGAGCAGAACTACAACCGCAACAAGGAGCTGTTTGAGAAAAAAGTGATTTCGCAGGCAGAGTGGCAGCAGATACAGGCCGACTACCTTGCCGCCAAATCAGAGGTGGAATCGGCTCGCCAGAGTGTAAGAGCGTCAGAGTTCAATGTTCAAAATGCACAGGCCTCTTTGAAGGATGCCCGCGAAAACCTGAACAAAACAACCATCTATGCTCCTGTCAGCGGTATAGTTTCCAAATTAAACGTGGAGCAGGGCGAGCGCGTAGTAGGAACTTCGCAGATGGCCGGTACTGAGATCATGAGCATCGCCAACCTGAACAAAATGGAGGTGCGCGTGAATGTAAATGAGAACGACATCATCCGCGTAGGCCTCGGCGATTCAGTTATCGTAGAGGTAGACTCCTATGCCAGCCGCGACGAAAAGTTTAAAGGCGTGGTCACCTCTATTGCCAACACAGCAAAAGACGCTACCACCTTAGAGGCTGTAACGGAATTTGAAGTGCGCATCCGCCTGCTAAACGATTCGTACAGCCATCTGCGTGAGAAAACAAGCCGCCCTTTCCGTCCTGGTATGACAGCTTCTGTGGATATTCTGACTGAGCGAAAGTCAAATGTTTTATCTGTACCTTTGTCGGCCGTAACAACACGTTCTGCTAACAAGGCCGGTGGTGAAAAGCCGGAGGAGGGTGAGCAGGAGGAGGAAAACCAGAACCAGGCAACGAGCCAGAACCAGGAGGCAGCTCAGGTGAAGGTGGAGGAAGTGGTGTTTACCTATGATGAAGCTACCAACACGGTTAAAAGCGTAAAAGTAAAAACAGGCATCAGTGATTTTGACAACATCGAGATTATCAGCGGCCTGAACAAAGGACAGAAAATAGTGGCAGGACCGTTTAGGGCAGTGTCCAAGACATTGGAAGACGGAGCCAAGGTAGCTGTAAAAGACGAGAAATCGTTGAACAAGCAGGCCATTGCCGCAGACACTCAAGAAGAAGATTAGCGTATTGGAAAAAGTAGCCGTATTGGGAGGGGGAAGCTGGGCGACAGCCCTTGTAAAGATCCTCTCTGAAAATAAAGCAGAAGTAAATTGGTGGATGCGCAATAGAAACGATGTGCAGCACCTGAAAGAATACAGGCATAACCCCCGTTACCTAAGCCAGGTATCGTTTGATTTAAAGTATGTGCTTCCCTCCGATGATATCAAGGCTGTAGTGGCCGCTTCGGATTGGGTAATTCTAGCAGTGCCAGCCGCATTTGTGCAGCTGGCACTTGCCGATTTACCGGAGGACGCTTTCCACGGCAAGGTGCTGATCTCGGCCATCAAAGGTATGATTCCCAAGGAGAACATACTGATTACTGATTTCATGGAGCGCAAGTACCATGTACCGAATTCGCATCAGCTTATTATTGCCGGTCCTTGCCATGCTGAGGAAGTAGCCTTAGAAAAGCAGTCGTACCTCACCATCGGCTCTCACGACATGCCTACGGCCGAACGCTTCTGTGAACTGCTGCGCAACCGCTATGTGAAAGCGAACCCGCTCGACGACCTGGATGGCATAGAATATTGCGCGGTGATAAAGAACGTGATCGCCCTGGCCTGCGGCATTGCCCGTGGCCTGAACTATGGCGATAACTTTCAGGCGGTGCTGGTATCAAACGCCATGTTTGAGATCGAGCGCTTCCTGGATGGCATTATGCCCATTCACCGCGATCTGAGCGGCTCCGCCTACCTGGGTGACCTTCTGGTAACAGCCTATTCACAGTTTAGCCGCAACCGTACTTTTGGCAACATGATAGGCCGTGGCTATACCGTAAAATCTGCCCAGGTGGAAATGAACATGGTGGCCGAAGGGTATTATGCCGTTCAAAGCATCCACCAGCTCAATCAGAAACTACAGGTGGATATGC
Above is a window of Pontibacter akesuensis DNA encoding:
- the sdaAB gene encoding L-serine ammonia-lyase, iron-sulfur-dependent subunit beta — translated: MAEKSSVFDMIGPVMIGPSSSHTAGVVRIARAAIRILGAAPEEAIITFYNSFARTYEGHGSDRAIVAGLLDFKTDDKRIKDAFDHAAERGMKYTFKSVGNASTMHPNTIKVNLKAGERAVEVIGQSRGGGVISIVEVDGFTASFSATLHTLIIDAKDTKGSIAFIASVLAHDDCNIATMSVSRKGKNDRARQFIEMDSGIKPITLEYLKQLPWVQHVIYIPNIDL
- a CDS encoding TolC family protein, with the translated sequence MKKLPKSLLLAALGLSLAGAPDAFAQKEPSGDNIWTLQEAVAYASANNLQVRRNLLSKGLAQTDLNQARFGRLPSINGGSSYNFNYGTYVDPTTSELRSEQSRTNNFQLSASVPLFMGFQQVNAIKQNELELQAVEQEVQSAQNDITIQIVTAYLNILFADELIKISQQTRDLTQQQLKRTTILFDAGSVAENAVLDLESQLAADDLELINAENQRDISRLGLMQLLNIPTSQEFQIEVPEIPEPDENPVVLTGEEVYGVAVETLPAIKAADLRVLSAEKALDVARGGYYPRLSMFGGLNTFYSSARDFRFPEQGALQATPIGFTDSEGKNPFIVYTPTTTFRRETYGYIDQLKDGVGKNFGFSLQVPILNGLQVRSNVQRAKLQQQDAQITADIARNNLRQTIEQAYVDAIAAQRRYVAAKEQLRAAEKNYGNARLRLDAGVINTVDFNIIANSYRAAQSNLLQAKYEYTFKQKVLDFYQGEDISF
- a CDS encoding efflux RND transporter periplasmic adaptor subunit produces the protein MAKKKSRLIPILIGVLVLVIVGVIVAKKAGWIGQEEGTEVVLAEAKLTDIVEKVSASGKIQPETEVKISPDVSGEIIELNVEEGDSVVQGQLLLRIRPDNYQSMVDAQQASVNTMRANQAQARARLTQAQANFSQSEQNYNRNKELFEKKVISQAEWQQIQADYLAAKSEVESARQSVRASEFNVQNAQASLKDARENLNKTTIYAPVSGIVSKLNVEQGERVVGTSQMAGTEIMSIANLNKMEVRVNVNENDIIRVGLGDSVIVEVDSYASRDEKFKGVVTSIANTAKDATTLEAVTEFEVRIRLLNDSYSHLREKTSRPFRPGMTASVDILTERKSNVLSVPLSAVTTRSANKAGGEKPEEGEQEEENQNQATSQNQEAAQVKVEEVVFTYDEATNTVKSVKVKTGISDFDNIEIISGLNKGQKIVAGPFRAVSKTLEDGAKVAVKDEKSLNKQAIAADTQEED
- a CDS encoding NAD(P)H-dependent glycerol-3-phosphate dehydrogenase — its product is MEKVAVLGGGSWATALVKILSENKAEVNWWMRNRNDVQHLKEYRHNPRYLSQVSFDLKYVLPSDDIKAVVAASDWVILAVPAAFVQLALADLPEDAFHGKVLISAIKGMIPKENILITDFMERKYHVPNSHQLIIAGPCHAEEVALEKQSYLTIGSHDMPTAERFCELLRNRYVKANPLDDLDGIEYCAVIKNVIALACGIARGLNYGDNFQAVLVSNAMFEIERFLDGIMPIHRDLSGSAYLGDLLVTAYSQFSRNRTFGNMIGRGYTVKSAQVEMNMVAEGYYAVQSIHQLNQKLQVDMPITKAVYHVLYERISPTMEFEILKDKLR